Sequence from the Nymphaea colorata isolate Beijing-Zhang1983 chromosome 9, ASM883128v2, whole genome shotgun sequence genome:
CAGGTGGGTTTGGTTACCACGCTTATGGGAAAGCAGGGTGGTCTAGGAGAACAAGAGTAGTACTTGCTTCCCTGGAGAAAGACAAGCATAACGCTACTTGGGGTGGAGTTAAATCGATCAGAACTTGGAAACGTTTAGATGACATGCATCTATCCAAGATTGACAAACAAATGCTGTGGGAGAAAGTTCCTTCTGGTAAGCATGGAAAATAGTTCTTCAGATTTTGTGCCTTAAAACGCGTAACTTCTGAAACTTACTCCGTTTCCAAAAATACGTTACCCATGATGAACAACCCCACAGTGAAGCAAATTTTGTGCTCTCAGATGAGTGAAATCCCATAATCTCTGCATCTCCGGGTGACCAAATGGTCATGCATATGGTAACTCATCCACAAACTAAAAGCCCCAGTAAAAACAATATAGGATCTTGTTATCAAATGTGATTATGGGCAGACAAGACAAATTAGCTGTAGCTTTAGACCATTAATATTTCTTAGTGgtatcctttttgttttctcttacATTTTTCCCCGCAATACGTTTGTTAAAAGTTGAAGTTGTTCAATTTACGACCTAGTTCATTAGTCATCCTTTTCCTTGTGCACCTAACTTTTCTTGCAATAGGAATAGTGTTGAACCATGCCAATTGGAAAAGGAGTATCAAGAGAAGCTTGAATTAAGAATCTAagtttgaacttgttaaaatgTTAACAGAAATACTAATACTGGAAGCAAGGCCAACAAAATCATGATACATTAGAAAAGATcaatttcatttgatttttttgctgTGGATAACTCATTTTTCTGCGATCAACAAAATCTTTCCTGTACTTTGGAACTGGTAAAGAAGCTAAACACGCTCGAGCTTGAAGCGCTCATACGATTTGTTTCTTCCGACTTCTTGTAAGccaaataatatttcaaattcaaattggtATTACACGGTATTTGATGTAAAATCATgttgtttaaaatttattaaccCTAATACCAGGTGAGATGAAATTGAACCGACATGTATTGTTGGTATTTTATGAGTTATTACAGGTTGAACAAAAGCTAGCGTGATTAATAATCGTGTTTTTCAGCCCCACAACTTTTATCCCAAAAATAATTTACCTAGGGTCCAaaacagtctctctctctctccctctctctctctctctctctctctctctctcactcacatgTGGCTGAACTGTCGCACAGGGCGGCGCAGGAAGAGAATAACTACTAGCAAAGTTTGATGGGCAAAGCAGTAGAAGGATAATGAAGTGCATGATTGCATGGAGCCTAGAAAAGGAATAAAAGGAACGAAGGAAGAAGGGACTCCAAAATGCAACCTCGAGATAGCATCAAGGCCTTAATTTTCCAAATTTCTCTCCTTTGATTTCATGGTGTGTATTGGAAAATGTGTAATATGGTATTGGTAACTGTATTATGCAGAGTTTCGAATCTTTATTGGTCATTGAACGGTCATGCTGGGTAATTTTGACATGAAAACTAATATCTAATTAGTttaatttgcttttcttttaactcaACCGAAGCGTTTCAACATGAAATAGAAGACGTTGTGCTGATGTAGCCAAGTTCATGTGCATTTACAATAACGACAAGGGGTGGGCATAATTGTGAGAGACTCAAACCAGTAAAGAGATGGCCACAGATCTGCATTGCGGCCGCGGATGATACAGCCACTGGAAAGCAAATTTGTAGGTATAGATTAACGAGTGCCCAGGTCTTCCAATGCAGAAAATGGCTTCCTTTTTACTGAATAAGGAAACAGAGCATATTAAATTGTTGAGGAAAAAGCAGGAAAAGAGACTCTACCCAGGTTCAGAAGAACATAACAGGATGTCTGCAGTTGTGCTATTTTCAAGGCATATAAGCAAACAGCTGCATTAAGGACCGCAACACCTGGTCAAGCCGGGTGGCTTAAAGACTGGAAGCTGGACAACAGCTAGAACAATTTATGCAAAAGGTGCACCATTCACTACAAGGATGAAGCAATCAAGACACTCGGTTCATGAACAAAAAAGGGGCTCCCTGAGAGTTGGGCACCAAGACAATTACACCACGtgtattgaaaaatgaaattatacAACAGCTGGTCAGGTCCCatcataaaaaaaggaaaaaaattggttCGAGGACCTGGTGAAATCGAAAGCTATTTTCTAAACTCTGTCACCAGCTGTCAGCCCACAAAGGGGGCAACGTTTAATAATTCAACAATTGTATTCCCTATTCTCTGAATAGACTGCAGGCAGCAAATCAAACTACAAGCTCCTTTTTGTTACTATTTAAGTTGAACTAGAGGAGCAAGGTGAAGGATCAACCATCCAATTCCCAACAAAAATTGAACAACCTTGCTGCTGGTAGGTCATCAGAGGTCTATTTACATCCAGAACTGGTGATCCAAATCAAATGACAGGAGAGCATTCATGTGGCAACAATGTAGCCTTCCTTCATCCAAATTTTAACTAACTAGATCCAGATGATTCGGACAACACCAGTTCCCAAGCAATTCTGTAAGTTTGCCCAGCGATCACTTGCTAATCTGATTGAAAACCCAACTCAAACACTATTGCACTGCACTATAAGGGTGTTCTGGATGGATTACTACCATATAATTGGTATTTAACTAATAACTTGTCTAGGTTCTTTTATTTGCAAATGAAAACTTTATTTCAGCGTGTTGTACCAGCTTTTTCAGTTTATTAACTAAAGTAATTAGACATTCACGTAACATGCATTTGCAAACCATGAGTCCATGACCAGCATTGGCAGGTCAGAGATAATCCCAACATATAAAGGGATTTAAGGTGAAAGTTAGAGGACCGAACTAACCAGACAGCAGAAGAGAGACAATATGAAGATTCTGATTGGAAGAGATTAATTCAACACTGATTAGGAAAAGGTCTGCTGGATTCTGTTATAACATGTCTTCAATGTGCCATAGGTGGTGCCTTAGGAAAAAGTGATCCTGGAAATGCGGTGGACAGCAGATTCAAATCAGCTTGTCATGCAGCCAAGACCTTCATGTTCTCCTTTCGACACGAGGAAGCATCAAACTTTGGCAGGTAATTACCTTAAAAGGAGACTAGAAAGCCGAATAATGTCCACAGGCAAGAAATATTATGTTCTCTAAGATGCTCACAGAAAGAATTTATTCCCCTTGAAACAAATTTAGCGAGAACTTAACAAAATATGTTTCTCTGCTGTCCTAGTCAGTCGTCACAGTGGATTCCTAACAGTAATTATTCTGTCCTAGTTAAAGTATCTTGGTTTATATGAACTTTGAGACCATCCTACCGTAAGAATCAAAACACCCCCAACCAGAACCCTTCTCCTCGCCACCAtgggggaaaaggaaaacaccCCCAACCAAGAAGCATTTGTTGAAAACTCCACAAgatcaaataaaataactgGAACCCTAAGCAAGTGAGAAAGCCAGAAAATGATCCGAAGAAATTAAAGGGAAACTCGAAGAAGGAATACAAAGAATCGGCATCTTTTACAAAGAATGGAGTACCGTCATCAGACAACTACAGAAccaacaaaatcaagaaaaagaattcCGGTCACGTACATCTCCACAAATGACACAAGCAATTAAAGGCCCCCAAAAGGAATTATTAATCAGAAGAAGCCAAGCAGAAAGTGAAACCCTAGCACGATGAGCCATACGATGTGGATGAGAAGGAAGGCCTGACCAGGGAACGCGCCGTTTCCACCACTACCAACATCGCAAAACCCCAGCTTCGCGACCTCGGTGCCAGAACAGAATGCGTCGGCAGGGCCGCACCAGTACGTGACGCCGTCGGCGCCGCAGACGGGATTGGTGGTGAAACACGTGACCGGGCAAGAAAATGACGGCCGAACGCGCTCAGAAGGCACGGATGAGCCCTCGTCGGAAATTCCCTCGGGCAAGCGGATTACCGAAGTGTGAGGCTCCGGTTCGCAAGTGGACGGCCGGAAAGCGACACCAAGAAGAAGCAGGAGGAAGAAGACCGGAAATCCCAGTTGATCGGCCATGATGCCGGGCACAACCGACCGGATTTCTCCCCAGCAGACAACAGAAGCCCCTCGCCCCAAAGCGAAGGGGAAGGCGGAGGAAACACGGTcgacaggaaaagaaaaggaggggtCAAAACTCAAAGGGGGCAGTTGGCCAAACTTTTCTTTGACGAGCATGCCCCCTTCCTTTTTGATATTCCTCGTTTGTTCCAACTGGAGTTGATGAACCGGGTCCAACTCCCGACTTCGTTGATCCATTCATTTATCTAGCAAAAAGCGGATAAAAAGTTGCGTGCTGTTGAATTTCCCAACTACATCCGGTTTAACTGatagtttttttcttataataCTGTTGTAGATGTGAAGGGCACAGTAAAGTTATCCCACTTTATCCAAATTTTCCTGGATAACTGTTCTTTCAGTCTGTTGTTTTATCCTTCCTGGGGATTTGCCCAATTATCGGGTCTACTTTGGGGATATGAGGAAAGGGCCCAACATGCTACCGTTGGTTGTGGTTGGCAAAGCTGATGATATGGGCCCATAATGAAGGAGGTGTACCGAATCCTCATGTGACGCCGTCAAACGGTTGAATTTTAAACtatgtgagagaaagagagggagagaactgatgatgatgaaatgaaaaatgaaaccgatgaagaaaaaaaaaacaaacacggCATCCAACATGTaggattttaaaaaacttgtatCTAAGATCTGAAGATCAGAAATCAAGCCTCCTATCTAAGATCCAAAAGCATCAAATACTACTTAAGGTGAACTTGCTTTTGCTAAGAATGTAAAACTAAAACTAAGAAGTATTTATTTGGTTGGCAAGATATGCGTCATCAATACAATGAGAATATTATCATTAGCGTATATGGTTGGTCCCCATTACTAGTTCTGCATAGCTCTCGCAAGCTTATCTCAATTTATGTCAAAGGGATCTCATCTTTGTCTATTGCTGTTGGGAGTTTTGGAGGGATGCAGGTAGTAGTCGCTAGACTAGATGAGTACTTGCCCCTTCCCTAAATTTTTCAAGAATAAATTTAGCATGCGAAAATATCTTAAAATTTGCTTATAGCTcccccaaaaaacaaaaaaggaaaccttGTGAGTCAGCTGGATAAATTTTTAGTTCCAGCTCTAGATGCACGATGGAGATCCaaataattaaatgagaaaaacaaaacgTTACATTaagtctgtttttttttatatgaagcACTAGTAGATCAATGTGAACTGTTATTAGAAACATTGAAGCTTGAtaccattttcatcaaaaaagcATTAAAcgacgagaaaaaaaaaaggaagcaaattCTCTTTAAGCGCTCCAATTTTATATTActcaatttattttcttcaatgATTTTAATGGTCTTGGCAgtgaggagaaaaagaagaggaaactactgtgaaatttttttaaaaaaaaagcaacttaTGAAAGCGATTACTAGAAAATGAGAG
This genomic interval carries:
- the LOC116261092 gene encoding uncharacterized protein LOC116261092, translating into MADQLGFPVFFLLLLLGVAFRPSTCEPEPHTSVIRLPEGISDEGSSVPSERVRPSFSCPVTCFTTNPVCGADGVTYWCGPADAFCSGTEVAKLGFCDVGSGGNGAFPGQAFLLIHIVWLIVLGFHFLLGFF